A portion of the Archocentrus centrarchus isolate MPI-CPG fArcCen1 chromosome 19, fArcCen1, whole genome shotgun sequence genome contains these proteins:
- the LOC115798158 gene encoding uncharacterized protein LOC115798158 — protein sequence MQKRTPNGQLVKEKMDLTFALRRKEVVESEPAVCEMVERWPALFTEDQVCMEFNRIVGKNLKQEFYESIDRHSPRLIEIFRSKRGNIGQMLTQLSQQTKTAEPTDIRTLVLRGLPVILGDNPTDFYKPAFDSDDDDSFCNIDIGILLVQPEGAVPSSSLHLSPASLKIVIEGEVVMDNIQDLPKAMCLLFGLAYAMHLSYPISMKFTFQFIQQIFLELGHVELKPKLQTLKNQLAM from the exons atgcagaagagaaCACCAAATGGACAGCTTGTGAAAGAGAAGATGGATCTGACATTTGCattgagaagaaaagaggtggtGGAGTCAGAACCTGCTGTATGTGAGATGGTGGAACGTTGGCCTGCTCTTTTCACAGAAGATCAG gTATGCATGGAGTTCAACAGGATTGTTGGCAAGAATCTCAAACAGGAATTCTATGAGAGCATTGATCGGCACAGTCCTCGTCTTATCGAGATTTTTCGATCCAAGAGAGGGAACATTGGCCAAATGTTGACACAGCTTTCCCAACAAACAAAG ACTGCAGAGCCAACTGATATTCGAacactggtgctcagaggactTCCTGTTATCCTTGGTGACAAccccacagacttctacaaaccagccttt GACTCAGATGACGATGACTCTTTCTGCAACATTGACATTGGGATCCTCCTCGTTCAACCTGAAGGTGCTGTGCCCTCATCCTCCCTGCATCTCAGTCCAGCCTCACTAAAAATTGTCATTGAGGGAGAAGTGGTGATGGACAACATTCAAGACCTGCCAAAAGCTATGTGTCTTCTCTTTGGACTTGCATATGCAATGCATCTCAGTTACCCCATTTCTATGAAGTTCACGTTCCAGTTCATCCAACAGATATTTCTTGAGCTGGGCCACGTTGAACTAAAACCAAAGTTACAAAcattgaaaaaccagcttgcgaTGTAA